The following is a genomic window from candidate division KSB1 bacterium.
AGATTCCAGCTTCCGGAGAAATCCGACACTCGTATTTCTATTTACAACATCCGGGGTCAATTGGTCAGAACTCTGGTCAACAGCAAGTTGGCGCCCGGATATTATGAACTTTCATGGAATGGTAAAAACAACCAGAATATGCAGGTTGCTTCAGGCGTTTATTACTATCGCTTTCAGTCCAATGATTATCAAGCAATCAAGAAAATGGTTTTACTCAAGTAAAGGCAAATAAAAAGGCCATCTACCTGGATGGCCTTTTTGAGTCATAAAAATGAATATTCAATTTTTGATATGAACCACCAGGCAAACCCCCAATCGGGTCAATAATTTGACCGATATTTGAATAAATTCATTACTCAGGCTCAAACTCTGTCCCATTCTGATCGTTTCTTCCTTTAACTCCCATTTTGTACCATTCAGATAATCTATATTCACCTCATCTGCTAACGGCACAATCGAGAAACCGTCTCCCCGGCGTCCGACAAACTCTTTTTTGACGTGGGGATGTAAAATAGTTATCATTTGATTTTTGCAGTAAAACTCTACATTCAAATGACTGTATTTTGGCTGGACGAACAGCAAAAAATTACCCAGAAACTGATCCATCCTGCCGCCACAAGCATGTAGAATTCGGATATCAGTTGCCGAGTGCTCAACACAATAGTCAGCAGCAAGTTCAAGATCTGTCTTGTCTTTGTCCGCCGGATAGCGAATAATCTGATTCTGCGAAAACTGTTTCAGGATATCCGGGACCAGGGAATCGAAATCTCCTATTACCATTTCCGGCTGGAAGCCGTCACGGATGGCATACTCCGCCCCTCCATCAACAGCAACCAGATGATCACAGACATCGATGTGATCTTTGAGCGGTGGGTCATAATCTCCATTGGCAAAAATGACGTATCGATTCATTCAATGTACCTTTCCGGAGCAGGCAACATCTGCTGTCTCGGTTGCAGACTTAATTGGTTGCCAGAGATTTGAGAATAATGCCAATATCCGTATTATCCAGATAAGAACCACGAACCGAATCCTTTTTAACAGCTACGAGTTTAAAATTATCAGCACCTTTCCCGATTGCCTGCAGTGGAACAAGCGAGTTGGTATGGCTGCCTGAGTGCCATTCCATACCCGGCATTTTGTTTTTGCCATTATTTACAATAGGAGTCCATACGGGGTCATCCTCACCGGAACCAGGACCTGTCAAATATCCTGTCTCATGATCAGCCGTCACCACGAGCAGGGTATTTTTCCAGCTGCTTTCCGATTCGATCCAATCGACTATAGCATTAACGGTCTCTTCCATTTGTACAAATTCTTCGATCATTCGGGGGCCGTTATTTCCATGACATGCCCAATCAATAGCCCCTGCTTCAACCATAAGCACAAATCCATCAGGATCATCATCGAGCACATTGATAGCTCCCCGGGTCATCTCTTCAAGTGTGGGCACCGTTGAAATCAGAGGTACGCCGAAAGGCTCCTTTTGTTCTTCACCGCCATCACGGCTGACTTGCAGTGATGATGCCACAGGAGCCAGTCCCAATACACGTTCAGGCGTGGCACCGTTCATTAATTTCTTGAAAGCATCGCGATCCTGTACCAAGCCCCATTTGTGGGGACTGCTTTCATCGGCGGAATCAGAATTAACAGTGTTCCAGAGAGATTCCGATAGGTATTGGTAATCCGGCTCATTTAGGCGATTGCCATTATTATCAAAAAAAGGATGACCTGCGCCCATGATTACATCAACAGCGCTCTCAAGAATCATTTCCCTGGCGATTTCATGGTAATTATGCCTGCTGTCATTATGTGCAACAAAGGCAGCCGGCGTTGCATGCGTAATCGGCACGGATGTCACAATACCCGTCATTTTTCCCAACTGTTCAGCTTGTTCCATGAGGTTAATCAGAACATTTTTTTCCTGGTCCACACCAATTGCGCCATTGTTAGTTTTGACACCACAAGCCAATGCTGTTCCAGAAGCAGCTGAATCCGTGCATTTCTTCATAACATAATCGAATTCAGACCATGCCATTTCAGAATCATATCCATGGCCCGTGGCTGGATATGTCGTACAAGCCAACTGCACAGGAAATGATTGACTGATCAAACTGTCTGTTTCTCCGTAGATATAGCTGCTCGCGGCCTGCATTTGGTAAAACCCGGCACCATCACCAATCACGATAATGATGTTTTCGGGTGTATCGCTCGAACAGGCAAACAGTACCGACAATAAAAGCATCAATGACAAAAGAAATACATTGGCTCTCATAATACGTCCTTTCTTTTTTTAACTAAAACAGGTAACTATCAGATTAATCTTCCAAAAGAAAAGAGTAATGTAAGAAAAGTTTTTTTAGGATGCAAATACTGTTAGATAAAAGGAAAGAGTGGGAAGGAAAAAGCCGTATTCTGCGTGCATGCAGAATACGGCTTTACAGCTTTATGAATTGTTTTGTAACTGTTTCACCATACCGTTGAGTGCATTGCGAGCAATTTGATTCGGATCTTTCTCTGCCTGCTCTTTGATGGCGTCAAGCGCTTTTTTCGCTGTTCAATTTCATCAGCGACATGGCAGCAACGATTCGGGCCTGATAAGCAGAATCTTCCTGCAACATAGTCAGCAAAGCATCTTCAGCTTTTAAACAGTTGCGCTCTGCCAGTTTTTGTGCAGCCTGTATCCGTTTATCAGCCTTTTCATTGTCAAGCTGCTGAACGAGTTTCTGATCCTTTGCATCAAGTTGAGAAACGTCTGCTTTTGGAGAAGCTTTTGCAAATGCACCAAAAACAATTACCAATGACAGAATAGCGACCCAGCCAAGCATTTTTTGAATGTTCATGACATCCTCCAGTTTTTATTATTTGTCTTTGCAGTATGGTTAATTTTCATACCAGTGTACGATACTTGACCAAAAGGTTTCAAAATTTCTCATTTTCAGCTTTAAAATGATAAAATAAATTGCTATTTTTAATGTATTATTAATTTAAACAAACAAGTCATGAAAAATATAGTAATAGGAATTCATGGATTAAAGAACAAGGTGACTGTAGAAAGCCTGTATGCCTGGTGGGATATCAGTTTGCACCAGGCGCTACGCAATGCAGGTTTGAAAAACTTTCCGTTTCGACTTGAACTCATCTATTGGGCAGATCTTTTGTATCCCTTTCCCCTGGATCCTGTTATAACAGATGAAAAAGATCCGCGATATCTGAGCTTTCCATTTAAATATCTCACTCCGCCATCTGAACCCAGCGGCAGTACCTTGCGACGTCTGACACGCAATGGCATAGAAAAACTTGCCGATTTTTTAATGCATTCGGACAGTATCTATCATAATCTGGAAGATTTATCCGAAAAATTTATCCGCCATCATTTTCGGGATCTGGATGTTTACCTGAATAATGGAACCGGCTATCATGAAGCTCAAAGTCGAAATGTAAGGCAAGCGATTACCGAGCGAGTGATTGAAACCTTGCATCGGCACAAATCCCAAAAGATCATGATCATTGCACATTCGATGGGCTCGATTATCATATATGATGTTTTGAGTTCTTTGCTCCAGAACGACATTCAAATTGACACTTTGGTGACCCTGGGCTCCCCTCTTGGACAATCCACAGTTATGGGTAAATTATCGGGACAAAATCCTGTAAAGCAGAAACTTAAAACACCCGAAAACATTAAAAACTGGTACAACCTTTCCGATATACGAGATATCATAACCATCAATTACGACCTGGAGGATGATTTTTATCCCAACTCAAAGAATGTAAAACCCCAGGATTATTTAGTAAACAATAATTATACATGGGAAGACAAAACCAATCCACACTCTGTTTTTGGATATTTACAGACCCCACAATGCGGACAGGCATTATTTGATTTTTTGGTCAAAGACATGTCCTCCTGGCAGCTGACAATATCAAGCTATTTGCAAAAATTCAGGGAGCACATATTAAAGAGAGAAGCAAATCTTTACAAAAGTATTCCGATCCGGCAAGAAGAAAAAATCAAAGCAGGAAAGCCCGCCCTTTCCCCCGAAGAACGGTTTAAAGAACAGCTCGAAAGCTGATATTGGCAAATCTCTGATCCTGTTTATCTGTGAGAAACAAGTCCGGCGCCCTTTTTAAAAAACGCATTCACTTTATCGATTCCGCAATCAAGTGTTTCTTTTAATGTGCCTTCAAACAAAACCTTTCCGTCATCCAGAAATAAAACCCTGTCGGCTATACGATAGATGCTGGCGAGGTCATGGGTTACAATAACGATTGACATTCCCAGTTCATCACGCATTTTTAATACAAGCTGATCCAAAGCTTCCAGCGTTACGGGATCCAGGCCGGCCGAGGGTTCATCGCATAACAGCAAGGCGGGATCAAGTGCGATGGCTCTTGCCAGAGCAGCACGTTTTCGCATCCCGCCGGACAACTCTGAGGGCAGTTTCAGAAAAGCATGATTGAGCTCGACCAAATTGAGTTTGACTCTAATTAAACGTTCAATGATACGATAAGGTAAATTCGTATGCTGCTCAAGGGGGATAGCCACATTTTCCGCGACGTTTATTGAGTTTAGCAAAGCGCCATTCTGGAATAACACCCCTATACTCAAAAGGAGCTCATTAAATTCAGGTTCATCCATATCCGTGATTTCACGGCCAAAAATTTGAATTGACCCG
Proteins encoded in this region:
- a CDS encoding thiamine diphosphokinase, encoding MNRYVIFANGDYDPPLKDHIDVCDHLVAVDGGAEYAIRDGFQPEMVIGDFDSLVPDILKQFSQNQIIRYPADKDKTDLELAADYCVEHSATDIRILHACGGRMDQFLGNFLLFVQPKYSHLNVEFYCKNQMITILHPHVKKEFVGRRGDGFSIVPLADEVNIDYLNGTKWELKEETIRMGQSLSLSNEFIQISVKLLTRLGVCLVVHIKN
- a CDS encoding alkaline phosphatase, translated to MRANVFLLSLMLLLSVLFACSSDTPENIIIVIGDGAGFYQMQAASSYIYGETDSLISQSFPVQLACTTYPATGHGYDSEMAWSEFDYVMKKCTDSAASGTALACGVKTNNGAIGVDQEKNVLINLMEQAEQLGKMTGIVTSVPITHATPAAFVAHNDSRHNYHEIAREMILESAVDVIMGAGHPFFDNNGNRLNEPDYQYLSESLWNTVNSDSADESSPHKWGLVQDRDAFKKLMNGATPERVLGLAPVASSLQVSRDGGEEQKEPFGVPLISTVPTLEEMTRGAINVLDDDPDGFVLMVEAGAIDWACHGNNGPRMIEEFVQMEETVNAIVDWIESESSWKNTLLVVTADHETGYLTGPGSGEDDPVWTPIVNNGKNKMPGMEWHSGSHTNSLVPLQAIGKGADNFKLVAVKKDSVRGSYLDNTDIGIILKSLATN
- a CDS encoding alpha/beta hydrolase; the protein is MKNIVIGIHGLKNKVTVESLYAWWDISLHQALRNAGLKNFPFRLELIYWADLLYPFPLDPVITDEKDPRYLSFPFKYLTPPSEPSGSTLRRLTRNGIEKLADFLMHSDSIYHNLEDLSEKFIRHHFRDLDVYLNNGTGYHEAQSRNVRQAITERVIETLHRHKSQKIMIIAHSMGSIIIYDVLSSLLQNDIQIDTLVTLGSPLGQSTVMGKLSGQNPVKQKLKTPENIKNWYNLSDIRDIITINYDLEDDFYPNSKNVKPQDYLVNNNYTWEDKTNPHSVFGYLQTPQCGQALFDFLVKDMSSWQLTISSYLQKFREHILKREANLYKSIPIRQEEKIKAGKPALSPEERFKEQLES
- a CDS encoding ATP-binding cassette domain-containing protein, which encodes MTVIIGSSGCGKTTLLKHLIRLYLPWSGSIQIFGREITDMDEPEFNELLLSIGVLFQNGALLNSINVAENVAIPLEQHTNLPYRIIERLIRVKLNLVELNHAFLKLPSELSGGMRKRAALARAIALDPALLLCDEPSAGLDPVTLEALDQLVLKMRDELGMSIVIVTHDLASIYRIADRVLFLDDGKVLFEGTLKETLDCGIDKVNAFFKKGAGLVSHR